The bacterium genome window below encodes:
- a CDS encoding S8 family serine peptidase — MLTLLIPQILAADSFMGSEYNSTITQELALVLDETDDDEWLTVIVVMRDQLKSDPLQLPVPDRIHFYRRTALLAQQNLISDLREEDPDSFVVEDQNWLTNSILMRAKPPRIKQIAKRKDVHKISRNGIVRLVDPVLQPVTWVSEPGVAWGADAIDAELCWAEGYDGTGVIVAHTDTGVDPDHPALAGKFTGYWFDAVNGGAAPYDDNGHGTHTLGTLLGGDGLGPYPDDLGVAPGARWVGVKVMDARGVGTYQQCLKGLEYIATLKVDVDIKVVCGSWSLANTHEDMLFFACEKLREFGIVTVFAAGNDGPGPQTADTPSNYPMVIGVGAVDRDDLVADFSARGDAPQIAPWSVASYWYNPHWSFRKPDLTAPGVDVRSCAPGGGFRRLSGTSMAAPHVAGVVALLLQRDASLAPRDVYDILTGTTDAEEGGKHSSAYGWGRVNAWAALRSVTLSIAADDPRPAPGLTLSSIPRGSGRSLRFALPRSSPVDLKVYNVAGQCVRALVSGVSFEEGPQEVVWDGRDDRGRWSTSGVYFVRLTASGRSTSCKFALVR, encoded by the coding sequence TTGCTGACGCTCTTAATACCGCAGATCCTGGCCGCCGACTCCTTCATGGGATCCGAGTACAACTCGACGATCACCCAGGAACTCGCGCTCGTCCTCGACGAGACCGACGACGACGAGTGGCTGACCGTGATCGTGGTGATGAGGGACCAGCTCAAGTCCGATCCCCTGCAGCTGCCGGTACCGGACAGGATCCATTTCTACCGCCGCACCGCGTTGCTCGCCCAGCAGAACCTGATCAGCGATCTCAGGGAGGAAGATCCCGATTCCTTCGTGGTCGAGGACCAGAACTGGCTGACCAACTCCATCCTGATGAGGGCCAAGCCGCCTCGGATCAAGCAGATCGCCAAGCGGAAGGACGTGCACAAGATCTCCCGCAACGGCATCGTGCGTCTCGTGGATCCGGTCCTTCAGCCGGTCACGTGGGTCTCCGAACCGGGCGTTGCCTGGGGCGCGGACGCCATCGACGCCGAGCTGTGCTGGGCGGAGGGATACGACGGCACCGGTGTGATCGTGGCCCACACGGACACGGGCGTGGACCCGGATCACCCGGCCCTGGCCGGCAAGTTCACGGGTTACTGGTTCGACGCCGTCAACGGCGGCGCCGCTCCCTACGACGACAACGGGCACGGCACGCACACTCTCGGCACCCTGCTGGGCGGCGACGGGCTCGGCCCCTATCCCGACGATCTGGGCGTCGCGCCGGGCGCCAGATGGGTCGGCGTCAAGGTGATGGATGCCCGGGGCGTGGGAACCTACCAGCAGTGCCTGAAGGGTCTGGAGTATATCGCCACGCTGAAGGTCGACGTCGACATCAAGGTGGTATGCGGTTCCTGGAGCCTGGCGAATACGCACGAGGACATGCTCTTCTTCGCCTGCGAGAAGTTGCGCGAATTCGGCATCGTGACCGTCTTCGCGGCGGGCAACGACGGGCCCGGGCCCCAGACCGCGGATACGCCGAGCAACTATCCCATGGTCATCGGCGTGGGCGCCGTGGACCGCGACGACCTGGTGGCCGACTTTTCGGCGCGCGGTGACGCACCCCAGATCGCGCCCTGGTCCGTAGCCTCGTACTGGTACAATCCGCACTGGTCGTTCCGCAAACCCGACCTGACGGCGCCCGGCGTCGATGTTCGCTCCTGCGCTCCCGGCGGCGGGTTCCGGCGCCTGAGCGGCACATCCATGGCCGCGCCCCACGTGGCCGGCGTGGTGGCCCTGCTGCTGCAGAGGGACGCGTCCCTCGCGCCGAGGGACGTCTACGACATCCTGACCGGCACCACCGACGCCGAAGAGGGGGGCAAGCACAGCTCCGCTTACGGCTGGGGGCGTGTCAACGCCTGGGCGGCGCTGCGCAGCGTCACGCTGAGCATCGCGGCGGATGATCCCCGCCCCGCGCCGGGACTGACGCTCTCGTCGATACCGCGCGGATCGGGCCGCAGCCTGCGATTCGCCCTGCCGCGCTCCAGCCCGGTGGACCTGAAGGTGTACAACGTGGCCGGACAATGCGTGCGCGCCCTGGTTTCGGGCGTTTCGTTCGAGGAGGGTCCCCAAGAAGTGGTCTGGGACGGTCGCGACGACAGGGGCCGCTGGTCCACTTCCGGCGTCTACTTCGTCCGTCTGACGGCGTCGGGACGATCGACCTCGTGCAAGTTCGCGCTGGTCCGGTAG
- a CDS encoding M14 family metallopeptidase, with protein MNLNKKGSTAAGAVVLAAFILVTAADATPAASVVTEAPAPETANDGWDTHFEASGGRETGRFVQTVEYCRRLANASPWLHMTRFGTSPQGRELVLMIADRDGDFTAAAARDAGKAVLLLQAGIHAGEIDGKDAGLMLLRDIAVRRTCPELLDHLTILLIPVFNVDGHERFGPHNRANQNGPLEMGWRVTAQGYNLNRDHLKADAPEMRSWLTLFADWLPDFFIDSHVSDGADFRHVVMYGLELGGNLDPELAAWTRDVYLEGLSETLAADGYPVMPYGGFRSWQDPRSGILVWSSGPRYSHGYAAIQNRPALLLETHMFKDYKTRVDATYRVFRHTAEILNREHERLRAAVAAADRRAAGAAFRGTPLPLSLAVDESDSTSFDFLGYEYGFVDSGITGGRYPVYSDVPAEFEVPVFAGHKPEVEVRLPEAYLVPPEWTEVIERLSLHGVATRRLLQPTTLRVASARFGEVTWREHPFEGRHTLEYEIEPIEEIRTFPGGTVVVDMNQRASRAAAHMLAPEAPDALVRWGFFDTVFERKEYVEPYVLEPLLPEMLAANPALADSFAAALADDPALAEDYWGKILWFYRRTPWWDDRINVYPVGWTFSRDEVAALRYSP; from the coding sequence ATGAACCTGAATAAAAAGGGCTCGACGGCCGCGGGGGCCGTGGTTCTCGCCGCCTTTATCCTCGTGACCGCCGCAGATGCGACGCCCGCCGCCTCCGTCGTCACCGAAGCGCCGGCACCCGAAACGGCAAATGACGGCTGGGATACGCACTTCGAGGCGTCGGGCGGCCGCGAGACCGGCCGTTTCGTCCAGACCGTCGAATACTGCCGGCGTCTCGCGAACGCGTCGCCCTGGCTGCACATGACCCGTTTCGGCACCAGCCCCCAGGGACGTGAACTCGTGCTGATGATCGCGGATCGCGACGGCGACTTCACGGCGGCGGCGGCGAGGGACGCGGGCAAGGCCGTCCTGCTGCTCCAGGCCGGCATCCACGCCGGCGAGATCGACGGCAAGGACGCCGGTCTGATGCTGCTGCGCGACATCGCCGTGCGACGGACCTGTCCCGAACTGCTGGACCACCTGACGATCCTGCTGATACCCGTCTTCAACGTGGACGGCCACGAGCGTTTCGGCCCCCACAACCGCGCCAACCAGAACGGCCCCCTCGAGATGGGCTGGCGGGTCACGGCCCAGGGTTACAACCTGAACCGGGACCATCTTAAGGCGGACGCGCCCGAGATGCGTTCCTGGCTGACCCTGTTCGCGGACTGGCTGCCGGACTTCTTCATCGACAGCCATGTCTCCGACGGCGCCGATTTCCGCCACGTCGTCATGTACGGCCTCGAGCTCGGCGGCAATCTCGACCCCGAACTGGCCGCATGGACGCGCGACGTCTACCTGGAGGGACTGTCGGAGACCCTGGCCGCCGACGGCTATCCCGTCATGCCCTACGGCGGGTTCCGCAGCTGGCAGGACCCCCGCAGCGGCATCCTGGTGTGGAGCTCCGGACCGCGGTATTCACACGGCTACGCGGCCATCCAGAACCGGCCCGCCCTGTTGCTCGAGACCCACATGTTCAAGGACTACAAGACGCGCGTCGACGCCACCTACCGCGTCTTCCGCCACACGGCGGAGATCCTCAATCGAGAGCACGAACGCCTGCGGGCCGCCGTCGCCGCGGCCGACCGGCGCGCCGCGGGCGCCGCCTTCCGCGGGACCCCGTTGCCGCTGAGTCTGGCCGTCGACGAGAGCGACAGCACGAGCTTCGACTTCCTGGGCTACGAATACGGGTTCGTCGACAGCGGGATCACCGGCGGCCGCTATCCCGTCTACAGCGACGTGCCGGCGGAGTTCGAGGTGCCGGTCTTCGCCGGGCACAAGCCCGAGGTCGAGGTTCGCCTGCCCGAGGCGTATCTCGTCCCCCCCGAATGGACCGAGGTGATCGAGCGTCTGTCCCTGCACGGCGTGGCTACGCGAAGGCTCCTGCAGCCGACCACCCTGCGGGTCGCGAGCGCGCGCTTCGGCGAGGTGACCTGGCGGGAGCATCCCTTCGAGGGACGCCACACGCTCGAGTACGAGATCGAGCCCATCGAGGAGATCCGCACCTTTCCCGGGGGCACGGTGGTGGTCGACATGAACCAGCGCGCGTCCCGCGCGGCGGCCCACATGCTCGCGCCGGAGGCGCCTGACGCCCTGGTGCGCTGGGGATTCTTCGACACCGTCTTCGAACGCAAGGAGTACGTGGAGCCCTACGTGCTGGAGCCCCTGTTGCCGGAGATGCTGGCGGCGAATCCGGCCCTGGCCGACAGCTTCGCCGCGGCCTTGGCCGACGACCCCGC